TTGTTCACGCACGATCCCACCTTTCCGGACTTCACGGCATCTGCAATCGCACCGATTGGAGCACAGGACGCGCCACGGTCAGATTCCGACAAGCCCAGCGCATTAGCCATGTAAGGCCACGCCTGAGTCATCTCAAACTGCCAGTAAGGCCAGTCATGCACACCCGATGGACGGAAAAACGTCTGGACCTCAACACCTGCACGGCGAGCGTGAGCTACAAAGGTTTCGGTGGTCATACGAGAGATCACCTCGAGGCCGATACCTGCGTAGCTACCCTTTTTATTAGCAACCGAACCTGGCTCACCGAAGTCATCACGGCCTGAACCTGCTGAAACATAGGTGGTAATGCCACGAAGTGCCTCAACTCCCAACTTCGGATCATGATCGATCCAATCTTGGCTACCTTCCGGCCCCCACATAGCGGTGCTGTCGTAGCCACCGGCATCGTTTTGCGCCGCGCGGATAGCTGCTGGCATACCAATCGAGGTGGTGTCCAAGTAGCCAGAGAAGGAACCAACGAACTTGAACAGGTCAGGCCGACGCTCAGCCAAGTTGATCGCTGCGGTACCACCCATGGACAGACCGAATACAGCACGATCGTCGTTGGTACGGAAACCATTCTTAAGCACAGGAATGAGCTCGCTAGTCAGGAATGTTTCCCATTTGTAGTGTTTGCCATTGTTTGGCTGCTGCCAATCAGAGTAGAAAGAGGACTGGCCGCCGACTGGCAAGATCACGTTAACGTTTTTATCAGAGTAGAACTGCTCGATGTTGGTACCAATGGTCCAGCCATTTTCCACATCGGTAGCGCGCAGGCCATCAAGTGCCCACACAGATGGGAAACTGCGGTTAGGATCCTGGAACCAGTCGCGAGCCAAGAGAATCTGAACCTGCACTTGGCCCATGGACGGGGTATTCACGTAGACGGCAACACGACGGCCACCGAGCCACTCCACGCGGTCGACGGACACGCCAGCAGGCAATCCATCAACCTTAGGGTGATCGGTGCGCACAGGGGTGCGCTTCACACCCTGTTGATTAAGGTAATCGGTCTGGCTGCCCAGTAGACCTGAGCTACCTGAGCTTTGAGCGTTGGCTGGAACCATAACCGAGGCACCCATTGCCAAAGCAACGGGTACGGCAGCGGTGGCAATCCAGAGGGAACCACGCTTGCGGAATGCGGTGTCGCGCATAAAAAATTCTCCTGAGTGCAGGGGACGCCAACAAAACCCACGAGGCTTCACAGGTTCCCCTCCTGTGAAACGCTCCCAAATTCCGTCGGGTGTTCGTCCGTCGTTCAACGTCTACTCGATCCACGTCGCAATAGTATGTGGGTACCATTGTGACAATCGTGAAACATGAGTCTAGAAGTAACTTTAAGTTGAACTTGAGACTTTATCCAGTGACACTCCGTAAACTCCCCACATCTGGTTTCAAATCTTTTTGCGTCCCCAACGAATTCAGCGACTGGTTCACCGGCACCAGCAATGAGTTGTGAACAAAAAGGTACGCATAGGGCGCTAATTCGGAAATATCGAAAGCATAACCCGGCCACTCATTCCCAGAAAAGGACCCACGCTTCCCATCAGCGACCATGTTGGCTACGCTCCACAAACTAGCCTAATCGCCCGACTGCACCAAGATGAACTTCTTATCATTGGCGAAGTGCTCGCCGTAGTACATTTCGGTCTTCAGATGACCGAAGAAGTTTTTCATCACTGCGTTGTCGTAGCAGTTACCCCCTTGCACGACATCGACCGCCCCCAATACGATTCGACGCAGCCGCATAACCTAAGTCATGCTCTCACAAAAACACTCCCTATTAGTTGGTGTCTGATTTCTCAGTCCAACTAACAGGGAGCAGTTCAGTTCAGAAGTTAGAAAACTCGTTACCAAGCGTTCATCACGTCAAGGATGCGCCCCTTGGTGATTTCAATCTGGTAGCGCCACTGCAACCAGTTGTGAATACCCGCAGCTGGGTAATTCGTGGTGATGTCCAAGCCTATAGCGCGAGCCTGTGCCTCCCAGATACGAGTAGACGCACGGGATGCAATCTCCAGCAAGGTACCGTTGATACGGTCACCCACTGAGTAGCTGAAGTCCGGAACACCCCAGATGCCGCTAGCAGCAGAAACATAAACATCCTTACCGGCAAGGCCGCCAGCATTGATCAGTGGATCGAGCTGGAATCGACGCAGGCCGAAGAACGAACCATACATGTTGTTGACGTTAAAGCCACCGATTTCCTGCAGTGCCAATCCCATCATTAAGTAGGTGCCAGGAATCGACATAGAAAGGTAACCAGAAAAGCTGAGCACCTGACGGAACTGATCTGGGTGCAGCGCGGCCAAGTTCATAGCTGCGGTAGCACCCATGGACAGGCCAGCGATGGAATTGTTGGTTGGGGAAACACCGAAGTTAGCAGCCAAGTAGCTTGGCAGCTCGGCAGTCAAGAAAGTCTCCCACTTGTACACAGCATTCTGAGGACCCGCAGGACCAACCCAGTCAGTGTAGAAGGAACCAGCGCCACCAACTGGCATAACCAAGGTGATGTTGTGGTCAACGAAGAGATCCTGCACGTGAGCGTCTACCGTCCATGCGTTAGCAAGGTCGTTGGCACGCGCACCGTCCAAGAGATACAGGCCGGCGTTGCCGCCGCGCTGAGCTGGCTGAATCTGAACAGTGACGTTACGACCCATTGCTGGAGAGAAAACGTCACAGCGTTGAACCCAGAAATTTACGCCGTCCCATTCACAGGTACCGGTAGCATCAGGTCGCAGGAAGTCACGGTTTCCTGCCGTTGCGATGCCCGTACCTGCCACAACCATGGATGCGGCTGCAGCGACAGCTGCGACAGTGGCGGCAGCTTTCCTGCTAACCTTTTTCAACCGTGATGTGATTGTCATAAATCTCCTCGACTTCAACCAAGTGTCTCTTCACGTTATATCGCCATTCGCAGGCTTCTGTTACGGATTTGAGACAAAATCTTGATAAAAATAACACACCGGCAGCAGCCACAGCACCTTTGGAACACTCTCAAGGGTAATTCAGGTTCTATTTGTGATTCTCATCGTCACGAGGTACGTCATCAAACTGCAAGGTAAGCCCCTTAGTCACCGCGAACTTCATGTTCTTAATAAAGCGCTTCACGCTCATTGGTTCCTTATAAGAAGCCATCAGTTCTGCGGCGTCCCCTGACTGCAGCATCTCCCGTACCTGACGCGTCTCCTCTTTATCTACCCACGTGGGCAAGATGTTGAGATCCGCGCTGGAATCGGCCAGATCCCATTCTAGCGGCAGCTGTTTGTTGTGCCCGATACGCCCACCGTCGATCTTGGGTTGGCGTGCCGCCAATGGGGTGCTCAGTCCAACGGTGTCGTGCACGCGCACATCAAGACCAGTATTCATGCTCGTCATGCCAAGGTTTAAGTGCATAAGTGCCAACGGTTGATCACCCTCGCGCGGCACAACAGCCCAAGAAAGCAGATCCTGCTCCTTATCCACCACGTAATTAACCAAGTAGGCACCGTTGGTGGTATGCCCTTCGTCCAAGGCGGAATCAAAGTTGCGTAGCGCAGGCGCACTTAAAAAGTGGCTAGCGTGGCGTGGTGGTGTGTCGCGGTGCAAAGTTTGGGTCCAGTACTCCCGCTCGTCAACAATGTTTAATTCCGTCTGCGCCTGAGTACCGATAGGCCGCTCATATGTGTGCCCTTGCAGGGTAACCCCCAGCGCCCAGACAACCACCGCGGCGGCAGCCCAACCGTTTTTCTTCGTCACCGGAACCACCATGATGGGCAGCAGCAGTGCGAACAGCGGTAGAAGCAGCATGCGACCATGCATGAAATCGCCGCCGACTTTGATCACATAGACAGCATGAAGCAGACCACAGACGATCATCAAAACGCCACGGCGTTCTAGGCGTACTGCCAAGAGAGCAACCAGCGGCAGGAGAAGATACATGCCATAACTACTCACCAAGTCCCACAGGTAACTCAAGCCGCCGGACCAGTCACTAGAGCTCGCTGACTTTGCAACGGCCGTATGTGGTACCAATAACCCGTAGTAACCCATGCGGAAGATTTCATAGGCCAGCGGGACTGGAATGGCCACGCCAATGATCTTCCAGCGCTGCCGCCAGTCGGTGGCCTTATATAACAGCCAAAGCCCAAAAATGGCGCTATACAGTAACATTTCGGGGCGGACTAGCCAACCAATGCCTAACCAGAAAGCAAAAAGGTAAGTACGTTTGGTACCACTCAGCCACCACACCACCGCAAGGTAGAAGATCGAAAGACCCCACTCCAGGCCGGAAGTTGCAAAATCTCTAGCAGGTGGAAGCGCAATATAGATCAATGCACCAAAGGGAACCAGCAGGTGGGTACTTTCGCGGTAGCGAGCTGCCGTGGCATAAGCGCCCACCATGAGCCCTACCACACTGAAAATTAGTGAGGTACCCAATGCAATGCGATGAATATCCACACCACTGATAAGGGCAAAAAGATAAATAATGTATTGCCACAGTGTTGAGGTGTTAGCCTCAACACGTTCCCCGATGTTAAAAACTGGACCGTTGCCAGCAAGTAGGTTCCGCACGGTCCGCAACACAATAAGGCCGTCGTCGCTCATCCACCGACGAGCCCAACCACCCCAGAACATGAGCATACCCACAACAATCACGCTGATCAGGGTGGATAACTGAGGCACACTCCAATTCCAGTTTCGATTCATACGCATGCTCATTCTAATTCCGAAGTCTCTTTAAAAAACTGGAACTAGGTAGACAGCGATACCGATACAGATAACCCAGCCCAAGGCCAAAAACTGCAACGGACGGTCCGACAATGCAATCTCATCAGGCGCACCGCCTTCACCACGGTCAACGTCCGCCGCGTAGCGCAGAATTGCCACGGTAAATGGGACCATAGAAACTTGGTACCAC
The sequence above is drawn from the Corynebacterium rouxii genome and encodes:
- a CDS encoding alpha/beta hydrolase-fold protein; translated protein: MRDTAFRKRGSLWIATAAVPVALAMGASVMVPANAQSSGSSGLLGSQTDYLNQQGVKRTPVRTDHPKVDGLPAGVSVDRVEWLGGRRVAVYVNTPSMGQVQVQILLARDWFQDPNRSFPSVWALDGLRATDVENGWTIGTNIEQFYSDKNVNVILPVGGQSSFYSDWQQPNNGKHYKWETFLTSELIPVLKNGFRTNDDRAVFGLSMGGTAAINLAERRPDLFKFVGSFSGYLDTTSIGMPAAIRAAQNDAGGYDSTAMWGPEGSQDWIDHDPKLGVEALRGITTYVSAGSGRDDFGEPGSVANKKGSYAGIGLEVISRMTTETFVAHARRAGVEVQTFFRPSGVHDWPYWQFEMTQAWPYMANALGLSESDRGASCAPIGAIADAVKSGKVGSCVNNEYDVLGGKAEDFVSGRAYWSPSTGAHALYGRINARYSEMGGPQSWLGFPISSEFAIKDNARVVQFQNGNIYWSPERGAIAVPKDIVDKWGEQQWENGFLGFPVAEAKEVAGGFVQEFEGGLVVRTKDNKNQWLRGEIAKKYREMKMADSELGFPVSDEIKINGGAFQQFEHGNIYWSAATGAHFIRKGDIFNTWGVKKWEQGELGFPVTDHTQIPAGGEEITFQHGKISQVNGVIREVRR
- a CDS encoding alpha/beta hydrolase; its protein translation is MTITSRLKKVSRKAAATVAAVAAAASMVVAGTGIATAGNRDFLRPDATGTCEWDGVNFWVQRCDVFSPAMGRNVTVQIQPAQRGGNAGLYLLDGARANDLANAWTVDAHVQDLFVDHNITLVMPVGGAGSFYTDWVGPAGPQNAVYKWETFLTAELPSYLAANFGVSPTNNSIAGLSMGATAAMNLAALHPDQFRQVLSFSGYLSMSIPGTYLMMGLALQEIGGFNVNNMYGSFFGLRRFQLDPLINAGGLAGKDVYVSAASGIWGVPDFSYSVGDRINGTLLEIASRASTRIWEAQARAIGLDITTNYPAAGIHNWLQWRYQIEITKGRILDVMNAW
- a CDS encoding arabinofuranosyl transferase C produces the protein MNRNWNWSVPQLSTLISVIVVGMLMFWGGWARRWMSDDGLIVLRTVRNLLAGNGPVFNIGERVEANTSTLWQYIIYLFALISGVDIHRIALGTSLIFSVVGLMVGAYATAARYRESTHLLVPFGALIYIALPPARDFATSGLEWGLSIFYLAVVWWLSGTKRTYLFAFWLGIGWLVRPEMLLYSAIFGLWLLYKATDWRQRWKIIGVAIPVPLAYEIFRMGYYGLLVPHTAVAKSASSSDWSGGLSYLWDLVSSYGMYLLLPLVALLAVRLERRGVLMIVCGLLHAVYVIKVGGDFMHGRMLLLPLFALLLPIMVVPVTKKNGWAAAAVVVWALGVTLQGHTYERPIGTQAQTELNIVDEREYWTQTLHRDTPPRHASHFLSAPALRNFDSALDEGHTTNGAYLVNYVVDKEQDLLSWAVVPREGDQPLALMHLNLGMTSMNTGLDVRVHDTVGLSTPLAARQPKIDGGRIGHNKQLPLEWDLADSSADLNILPTWVDKEETRQVREMLQSGDAAELMASYKEPMSVKRFIKNMKFAVTKGLTLQFDDVPRDDENHK